One segment of Trichlorobacter ammonificans DNA contains the following:
- a CDS encoding CPBP family intramembrane glutamic endopeptidase, whose protein sequence is MKIRLFLLLTFAVSWSLVFCYFGLGGRLSHPLFYAMSVAVMFTPSLAALIVQRLVCRQPFLKPLGVMLRPNRWYAAGLLLPPLIVLLAAAASLLLPGVSFSNNILASNLMLSLESVVPPEQLTRIHHQIAILPVHPAWLILAGGTLAGATVNGMAALGEEAGWRGLLQEELAHLGFWRSSWLIGLIWGIWHLPLIVYGYNYPGHPVAGAIAMTLWAILFSPLIGYVRLKSGSVLAAAMMHGSLNGVSMAPAAMLTGGDSLTTGILGIPGIAVLAALNLGLSVYRSTGARPT, encoded by the coding sequence TTGAAAATCAGGCTGTTTCTGCTACTGACCTTTGCCGTGAGCTGGTCGCTGGTCTTCTGTTATTTCGGGCTGGGAGGAAGACTCTCCCATCCTCTTTTCTACGCCATGTCGGTGGCGGTGATGTTTACTCCGTCGCTGGCTGCCCTCATCGTGCAGCGCCTCGTCTGCCGCCAGCCGTTTCTGAAACCGCTGGGAGTGATGCTGCGTCCCAACCGCTGGTACGCAGCAGGGCTGCTGCTACCGCCCTTGATTGTCCTGCTTGCGGCAGCCGCAAGCCTGCTGCTGCCCGGTGTATCGTTCAGCAACAACATTCTGGCCTCGAATCTCATGCTTTCTCTGGAGTCAGTTGTTCCGCCGGAACAGCTCACCCGGATACACCACCAGATCGCGATTCTTCCCGTGCATCCGGCTTGGCTGATCCTTGCCGGAGGAACCCTTGCCGGAGCGACCGTTAATGGGATGGCCGCCCTGGGCGAGGAGGCGGGATGGCGCGGCCTGCTGCAGGAAGAGCTTGCCCACCTCGGCTTCTGGCGCTCCTCGTGGCTGATCGGCTTGATCTGGGGAATCTGGCATCTGCCGCTTATTGTCTACGGCTACAATTACCCCGGCCATCCCGTGGCGGGGGCAATCGCCATGACACTCTGGGCCATCCTGTTTTCGCCCTTGATCGGGTATGTCCGCCTGAAGTCAGGATCGGTACTTGCGGCGGCGATGATGCACGGCAGCCTGAACGGCGTGTCAATGGCGCCTGCCGCCATGCTGACCGGCGGCGACAGCCTGACCACCGGCATCCTCGGCATTCCGGGGATCGCGGTGCTGGCAGCGCTGAACCTTGGGCTCTCTGTTTATCGTAGCACGGGAGCCCGGCCGACATGA
- a CDS encoding GrpB family protein — protein MKISILEYSAAWDRAFRSERHRLAVALHSLKSRIEHIGSTAVPGLAAKPVIDIMIGLGRESGLDALIGPVTALGYEYVREYKAMMPFRRFFRRNGEGGMSFHLHAVAGDTLFWQDHLLFRDLLRNKPELHTAYEALKKELAKQEWPSGNDYAAAKGEFIRAALAAGRLDPDDATGRVVYQVSTIPLAAGDQLRPYYLQRYTEEIEAAMAAIAAGEDALLDHCSAEGGRRLPLPHEFPALGPEQLTMMIVLEALFELVRRHEAPHLPSRLKSIFTWPERELAHRFRDAYVPGGIIHRCVIRSGSALDCDGALLPPGINLDVPNQSALADEVRRVRQRALRYWHRAHAPEFPELLVNGDVEVLGHATGLQ, from the coding sequence ATGAAAATCTCCATTCTCGAGTACTCAGCAGCCTGGGACCGTGCTTTCCGGTCCGAACGGCATCGCCTCGCCGTTGCCCTGCATTCGCTGAAGAGCCGCATCGAACACATCGGCAGCACGGCGGTTCCCGGCCTGGCGGCCAAGCCGGTCATCGACATCATGATCGGCCTTGGCCGGGAATCTGGGCTGGATGCGCTGATCGGCCCGGTCACCGCTCTCGGCTACGAGTACGTTCGCGAGTACAAGGCGATGATGCCGTTCCGTCGCTTTTTCCGGCGCAACGGCGAAGGCGGGATGTCGTTTCACCTGCACGCGGTGGCCGGGGATACGCTTTTCTGGCAAGACCACCTGCTCTTCCGCGATCTGCTGCGTAACAAGCCGGAGTTGCACACCGCTTACGAAGCCCTGAAGAAAGAACTGGCAAAGCAGGAGTGGCCGTCGGGAAACGACTACGCCGCCGCCAAGGGTGAATTCATCCGCGCTGCCCTGGCAGCCGGTCGGCTTGATCCGGACGACGCGACCGGGCGGGTGGTCTACCAGGTCTCCACGATCCCGCTGGCAGCCGGTGACCAGTTGCGGCCCTACTACCTGCAGCGGTATACAGAGGAAATCGAGGCGGCCATGGCGGCAATCGCCGCCGGCGAAGATGCACTCCTTGACCATTGCTCGGCAGAGGGGGGGCGCCGGCTGCCGCTGCCGCATGAATTTCCGGCGCTGGGTCCTGAACAGCTCACCATGATGATCGTGCTGGAGGCGCTGTTCGAGTTGGTGCGGCGACATGAAGCTCCCCATCTGCCGAGCCGGTTGAAGAGCATTTTTACCTGGCCGGAACGGGAGCTGGCGCACCGCTTCAGGGATGCCTACGTCCCCGGCGGGATCATCCACCGCTGCGTGATCCGGTCCGGCTCGGCCCTTGACTGCGACGGCGCTCTGTTGCCGCCGGGGATCAACCTGGACGTACCGAATCAGTCAGCCCTGGCGGACGAAGTGAGGAGGGTGCGCCAGCGGGCGCTTCGTTACTGGCACCGCGCCCATGCACCGGAATTTCCGGAATTGCTGGTGAACGGCGACGTTGAGGTGCTCGGGCACGCGACCGGATTGCAATAG
- a CDS encoding YifB family Mg chelatase-like AAA ATPase encodes MLAKVLSAAVVGIDAVLVDVEVDIAQGLPQFATVGLPDGAVKESKDRVKAALKNSGYDFPARRITANLAPADLKKEGAAFDLPMSIGILAATGVIKGERLNRYILLGELSLDGSLKPVRGALPVAVAARNAGLDGMILPRENADEAAVVEGIDILPASTLAEVVQFLRGETEMAPARVDLQQLFSQQNEHGDDFCEVRGQDHAKRAIEVAAAGGHNLLMIGPPGSGKTMLARRIPSILPPLNFAEAIETTAVFSVGGMLEPGRALVTTRPFRAPHNSTSDIALIGGGSSPRPGEVSLATNGILFLDELPEFKKNALEVLRQPLEDGKVTISRALQSLTYPSRFMLVAAMNPCPCGYLGDPGHTCSCTPIAIKRYRSRISGPLLDRIDLHVEVPAVAYRDLSGNQPAESSAAIAGRVQSARQIQQQRFQGTKVHCNAQMNARLIKKHCELDADGHRMLELAGDKLGFSARSYSRILKVARTVADLDGSAAIRTPHLAEAIQYRNLDRKVV; translated from the coding sequence ATGCTGGCCAAGGTCCTGAGTGCCGCGGTTGTGGGCATCGATGCGGTCCTGGTGGATGTGGAAGTGGACATCGCCCAAGGGCTGCCGCAGTTCGCCACGGTGGGGCTGCCGGACGGCGCGGTCAAGGAAAGCAAGGACCGGGTCAAGGCGGCCCTCAAGAACTCGGGATACGATTTTCCGGCTCGCCGCATCACCGCCAACCTGGCTCCGGCAGACCTCAAAAAGGAGGGAGCCGCCTTCGACCTGCCGATGTCCATCGGCATCCTTGCCGCCACCGGTGTCATCAAGGGAGAGCGGCTCAACCGGTACATCCTGCTGGGAGAACTCTCCCTGGACGGCAGCCTCAAGCCGGTACGTGGCGCCCTGCCGGTGGCGGTGGCCGCTCGCAACGCGGGTCTTGACGGCATGATCCTGCCCAGGGAAAATGCCGATGAGGCCGCCGTTGTTGAAGGGATCGACATCCTGCCGGCATCCACACTTGCAGAAGTGGTGCAGTTTCTGCGCGGCGAGACGGAGATGGCTCCAGCTCGGGTTGACCTGCAGCAACTTTTCAGTCAGCAGAACGAACATGGCGACGACTTCTGCGAGGTACGGGGACAAGACCATGCCAAACGTGCCATTGAGGTTGCCGCTGCCGGCGGCCATAACCTGTTGATGATCGGACCTCCGGGCTCGGGCAAGACCATGCTGGCCCGCCGCATACCCTCGATACTCCCTCCTCTTAATTTCGCCGAAGCCATAGAAACCACGGCTGTATTCAGTGTTGGTGGCATGTTGGAGCCGGGACGGGCACTGGTTACAACACGGCCTTTCAGGGCACCTCATAATTCTACGTCAGATATTGCTCTTATCGGCGGAGGTTCATCACCTCGACCAGGCGAGGTTTCATTAGCAACAAATGGCATTTTATTTCTTGACGAACTGCCTGAATTCAAGAAAAACGCCCTTGAAGTACTTCGCCAGCCTCTGGAAGATGGAAAAGTAACCATCTCCCGTGCCTTGCAGTCACTGACCTACCCTTCCCGCTTCATGCTGGTGGCTGCCATGAATCCCTGTCCTTGTGGCTACCTCGGCGATCCGGGGCACACCTGCTCCTGCACCCCCATCGCCATCAAGCGCTACCGCTCCCGTATTTCCGGACCGCTGCTGGACCGGATCGACCTGCATGTCGAAGTTCCGGCTGTGGCCTACCGCGACCTCTCCGGCAATCAACCGGCGGAGTCCTCCGCCGCCATTGCCGGCCGGGTGCAAAGCGCACGGCAGATACAGCAACAGCGTTTTCAGGGGACAAAAGTACATTGCAACGCCCAGATGAACGCCCGGCTGATCAAGAAACATTGCGAGCTGGATGCGGATGGGCACCGTATGCTGGAGCTGGCCGGCGACAAGCTGGGCTTCTCCGCCCGCAGCTACTCCCGCATCCTCAAGGTGGCCCGCACCGTGGCCGACCTGGACGGCTCCGCCGCCATCCGTACCCCCCACCTTGCCGAGGCGATACAGTACCGCAACCTGGACCGGAAGGTGGTGTAA
- the pgeF gene encoding peptidoglycan editing factor PgeF has protein sequence MEIIRSGRVHYLAPQLDTAAAATAVMGFSTRHEGVSRPPYNSLNLGTNTDDSPHNVEGNRSILARTFGLTQDRLVTVRQNHGNDILVIDAPNDDLAHFLEIEADAIITNQPGIMIGVTVADCVPVLLLDPVKRVIGAVHAGWQGTAAQIALQAVQGMVRLFDSRPADIRAAIGPCIGPCCYEVDQPVREGFAANDVSPWDAVAESRAPGKWQLDMALANRMQLEAAGVAGTSIKTASQCVCCHKELYFSYRRDAGETGRQMGFITLKEA, from the coding sequence ATGGAGATCATTCGTTCGGGACGTGTTCACTATCTGGCCCCGCAACTCGACACAGCAGCCGCAGCTACGGCGGTGATGGGATTCAGCACCCGCCACGAGGGGGTTTCCCGTCCGCCCTACAACTCCCTGAACCTGGGAACGAATACCGACGACTCGCCCCATAACGTCGAAGGCAATCGCAGCATTCTGGCTCGTACCTTCGGGCTTACCCAGGATCGCCTGGTGACGGTACGGCAGAATCACGGCAACGACATTCTGGTCATCGACGCGCCGAACGACGACCTGGCTCATTTTCTGGAAATCGAAGCCGACGCGATCATCACCAATCAGCCCGGCATCATGATCGGCGTCACCGTGGCCGATTGTGTGCCGGTCCTGCTGCTTGACCCGGTCAAACGGGTGATCGGCGCGGTTCATGCGGGTTGGCAGGGAACTGCAGCACAGATCGCCCTGCAGGCGGTACAGGGGATGGTTCGGTTGTTTGACAGCCGGCCCGCTGATATCCGGGCCGCCATCGGCCCCTGCATCGGCCCCTGCTGTTATGAGGTGGATCAGCCGGTGCGGGAGGGGTTTGCCGCCAACGACGTTTCGCCGTGGGACGCAGTGGCGGAAAGCCGCGCTCCCGGCAAGTGGCAGCTGGATATGGCGCTTGCGAACCGGATGCAGCTCGAGGCAGCCGGTGTCGCCGGTACTTCCATCAAAACCGCCTCCCAGTGTGTGTGCTGCCACAAGGAACTGTACTTCTCCTATCGGCGCGATGCCGGGGAAACTGGGAGACAAATGGGGTTCATCACGCTCAAGGAGGCCTGA
- a CDS encoding DedA family protein — MLHELIEKLVETIGAMGYPGIFLLMAMESSIIPVPSELVMPPAGYLAQQGRMNPWIAILAGTAGSLVGAYANYFAAHYLGRPLILKYGRYVLIPPDKFERVEAFFLRHGEISTFIGRLLPVVRHLISIPAGLAGMNHLRFSLYTLLGAGIWCSILTWIGYVIGQNRELVMAWSHRALIWVLLASCALVGAYAWWHRRRTLKRNEY; from the coding sequence ATGCTGCATGAACTGATTGAAAAGCTGGTGGAAACCATCGGCGCCATGGGGTATCCCGGCATCTTCCTGTTGATGGCCATGGAGAGTTCCATCATTCCGGTTCCCAGCGAACTGGTCATGCCGCCGGCCGGGTATTTGGCCCAGCAAGGGCGGATGAACCCGTGGATTGCCATTCTGGCCGGAACCGCAGGCAGCTTGGTGGGGGCCTACGCCAATTACTTTGCCGCCCACTACCTGGGGCGCCCCCTGATCCTGAAATACGGCCGCTACGTGTTGATCCCTCCCGACAAGTTCGAGCGGGTGGAGGCCTTCTTTCTGCGTCACGGCGAAATATCGACCTTCATCGGGCGGCTGTTGCCGGTGGTACGCCACCTCATCTCCATACCGGCGGGACTCGCCGGCATGAACCACCTGCGCTTCTCCCTCTACACCCTGCTGGGGGCCGGCATCTGGTGCAGCATTCTGACCTGGATCGGCTACGTCATCGGCCAGAACCGTGAGCTGGTCATGGCATGGTCCCACCGTGCACTGATCTGGGTGCTGCTGGCGAGCTGCGCTCTGGTGGGGGCCTACGCCTGGTGGCACCGACGCAGGACATTAAAACGCAACGAGTACTGA
- a CDS encoding tyrosine recombinase XerC, translating into MVLLLDVLVSRFLTSLATERNCSPHTIAAYRNDLCGFAAFVRSRRGEGATVTDLDHLLIRLWLAELAVPTPAPGNRTAATPLRKSTLGRKLAAIRAFCGWLVKTGAATVNPAELIATPKKEQRLPFHLNIDQVTTLVEAPDNTEFNQRDRAILELLYSSGLRVSELTGLAIADLDLTDGMVRVMGKGSKERIVPLGSRAAAAVTAYLNERGPCPPDAPLFLNTRGNRISRQSVDSLVKRWSLRIDTFRRISPHTLRHTFATHLLEGGADLRSIQELLGHASLSTTQKYTHVGLDRLLEVYDKAHPRARRPQQDDPT; encoded by the coding sequence ATGGTCCTCCTCCTTGACGTCCTGGTCAGCCGATTCCTTACCTCTCTGGCAACGGAACGGAACTGCTCACCCCATACCATCGCCGCCTACCGCAACGACCTTTGCGGTTTTGCAGCCTTTGTCCGCAGCCGGCGCGGCGAGGGGGCAACGGTTACGGACCTCGACCACCTGCTGATCAGGCTCTGGCTGGCCGAGCTGGCGGTCCCGACGCCCGCTCCTGGCAACAGAACAGCGGCCACTCCTCTCCGCAAAAGCACTCTGGGACGCAAGCTTGCAGCGATACGGGCTTTCTGCGGCTGGCTGGTGAAAACGGGAGCCGCTACCGTCAACCCGGCCGAGCTGATCGCCACCCCCAAAAAAGAACAGCGCCTCCCCTTTCATCTGAACATCGACCAGGTCACCACCCTGGTGGAAGCCCCCGACAACACCGAGTTCAACCAACGGGACCGGGCAATCCTCGAACTACTCTACTCCAGCGGCCTGCGGGTCTCCGAGTTGACCGGTCTGGCCATTGCCGACCTTGACCTGACCGACGGCATGGTGCGCGTCATGGGCAAGGGGAGCAAGGAGCGGATCGTGCCGCTGGGCAGCAGGGCGGCGGCAGCTGTTACCGCCTATCTCAACGAACGCGGCCCCTGTCCGCCGGATGCGCCGCTCTTCCTCAACACCCGCGGCAACCGGATCAGCCGTCAGAGCGTGGACTCCCTGGTCAAGCGCTGGTCCCTGAGGATCGATACCTTTCGCCGCATCTCACCCCATACCCTGCGTCACACCTTTGCCACCCATCTGCTGGAGGGAGGTGCCGACCTGCGCTCCATCCAGGAACTGCTGGGCCATGCCTCGCTCTCCACCACCCAGAAGTACACCCATGTCGGCCTTGATCGGCTTCTGGAGGTGTATGACAAGGCCCATCCCCGGGCACGCCGGCCGCAACAGGATGACCCGACATAA
- a CDS encoding acetyl-CoA hydrolase/transferase C-terminal domain-containing protein, producing MSEYGTLQDRVRCKALLDKVKTPEQCIEYFKPGMNLGWSGFTPAGYPKVVPIALADHVEKNGLQGKWKFNLFIGASVGAETENRWAQLDMIDRRWPYQTGKDIAAGINAGRIRMGDKHLSLFAQDLGYGFYTKDSETGRLDLAIIEVSAITEDGGLVPTTSCGVIPEILMQCDKIIVEVNTGQPSFEGIHDIIVCNHPPQRQIIPITSAGERVGTTYVPCDPSKIIAVVESKLRDKGRAFAEQDDTSEAIANHIIEFFQAEVKAGRLPKNLLPIQSGVGSIANAVIGGLAKGPFTNLTVFTEVLQDTILDLFDAGKCDAASACSLSLSESPGFPRFFANWDKYFGKCTLRPLSISNAPEPIRRLGCIAMNTPVEIDIYAHANSTLVGGTRMINGLGGSGDFLRNGYLKMMHTPSARPTKTDPTGISCVVPHCSHIDHTEHDLDVVITEQGLADLRGLCPRDRAKVIIEKCAHPDYKPILTEYYEMALKDTLAKGIGHEPQLWDRAFKMHLNLAQNGTMKIKNWDVKIDLCE from the coding sequence ATGTCAGAGTATGGAACATTACAAGACCGCGTTCGCTGCAAGGCCCTGCTGGACAAGGTAAAGACCCCGGAGCAGTGCATTGAGTACTTCAAGCCCGGCATGAACCTGGGCTGGTCCGGCTTTACCCCGGCTGGTTACCCGAAAGTGGTACCCATTGCTCTTGCCGATCACGTTGAGAAGAACGGTCTGCAGGGCAAGTGGAAATTCAACCTGTTCATCGGTGCCTCCGTCGGTGCCGAGACCGAAAACCGTTGGGCACAGCTGGACATGATCGACCGCCGCTGGCCGTATCAGACCGGCAAGGACATTGCTGCCGGTATCAACGCCGGCCGCATCCGGATGGGTGACAAGCACCTCTCCCTGTTCGCTCAGGACCTGGGCTACGGCTTCTATACCAAGGATTCCGAAACCGGCAGGCTGGACCTGGCCATCATCGAAGTTTCCGCCATCACCGAAGACGGCGGCCTGGTGCCCACCACCTCCTGCGGCGTGATTCCCGAGATCCTGATGCAGTGCGACAAGATCATCGTGGAAGTGAACACCGGACAGCCCTCCTTCGAAGGGATCCACGACATCATCGTCTGCAACCATCCGCCCCAGCGCCAGATCATCCCGATCACCAGCGCCGGCGAGCGCGTGGGCACCACCTACGTTCCCTGCGATCCCAGCAAGATCATCGCCGTGGTGGAGTCCAAACTGCGGGACAAGGGTCGCGCTTTTGCCGAGCAGGACGACACCTCCGAGGCGATCGCCAACCATATCATCGAGTTCTTCCAGGCTGAAGTGAAGGCAGGCCGCCTGCCCAAGAACCTGCTGCCGATCCAGTCCGGCGTCGGTTCCATTGCCAACGCCGTTATCGGCGGTCTGGCGAAGGGGCCCTTCACCAACCTGACCGTTTTCACCGAAGTGTTGCAGGACACCATCCTCGACCTGTTCGACGCCGGCAAGTGCGACGCCGCTTCCGCCTGTTCCCTCTCTCTGTCGGAGAGCCCCGGTTTCCCCCGCTTCTTCGCCAACTGGGACAAGTACTTCGGTAAGTGCACCCTGCGTCCGCTCTCCATCTCCAACGCACCGGAGCCGATCCGCCGTCTGGGCTGCATCGCCATGAACACCCCGGTCGAGATCGACATTTACGCCCATGCCAACTCCACCCTGGTTGGCGGTACCCGGATGATCAACGGTCTCGGAGGGTCCGGCGACTTCCTGCGCAACGGCTATCTGAAGATGATGCACACGCCGTCGGCCCGCCCCACTAAGACCGACCCGACCGGTATCTCCTGCGTGGTGCCGCACTGCTCCCACATCGACCACACCGAGCACGACCTGGACGTGGTCATCACCGAGCAGGGGCTGGCCGACCTGCGGGGTCTCTGCCCCCGCGACCGCGCCAAGGTCATCATCGAGAAGTGCGCCCACCCGGATTACAAGCCGATCCTGACCGAGTACTACGAGATGGCACTGAAGGACACCCTGGCCAAGGGTATCGGTCACGAGCCGCAACTGTGGGACCGCGCCTTCAAGATGCACCTCAACCTGGCACAGAACGGCACCATGAAGATCAAGAACTGGGATGTGAAGATCGACCTCTGCGAATAG
- the truA gene encoding tRNA pseudouridine(38-40) synthase TruA gives MRTIKLILQYDGTNYCGWQEQANGPSVQETVELALAKILGQRMRVQAAGRTDAGVHALAMPAVFRTESTLPLTAFVAGVNSHLPEDIAVQGAEEVPVDFRVIGGASDKTYRYTIYNARLRSPLHRRTSWHVPVPLDVDAMCLAAEYFVGEHDFAAFRGQNCTAVTSRRRIDAVTVTHEQPLITIDVTGGGFLKHMVRIMVGTLVDIGRRRFAPDHIALLLARPDRRLGGVTAPPQGLCLLKVRYPGENHSEY, from the coding sequence ATGCGCACGATAAAGCTGATTCTTCAATACGACGGCACCAATTACTGCGGCTGGCAGGAGCAGGCGAACGGCCCCTCAGTGCAGGAGACGGTGGAGCTGGCCCTGGCCAAAATTCTGGGGCAGCGGATGCGAGTGCAGGCAGCAGGGCGCACCGATGCGGGGGTGCATGCCTTGGCCATGCCGGCCGTATTCCGCACCGAAAGTACGCTGCCGCTCACGGCCTTCGTCGCCGGCGTGAATAGCCATCTGCCGGAGGATATCGCGGTGCAGGGGGCCGAAGAGGTTCCCGTTGATTTTCGCGTTATCGGCGGCGCCAGCGACAAAACCTACCGCTACACCATCTACAACGCCCGCCTCCGATCCCCCCTCCATCGTCGCACCTCCTGGCATGTGCCGGTTCCCCTTGATGTCGATGCCATGTGTCTGGCTGCCGAGTATTTTGTCGGCGAGCATGATTTTGCCGCCTTCCGGGGACAGAACTGCACCGCCGTCACCAGCCGCCGCCGCATTGATGCGGTAACGGTCACCCATGAACAGCCGCTGATCACCATCGACGTCACCGGTGGCGGGTTTCTCAAGCACATGGTACGGATCATGGTCGGCACCCTGGTGGATATCGGCCGTCGCCGGTTTGCCCCGGATCATATTGCCCTGTTGCTGGCGCGGCCTGACCGCAGGCTGGGGGGCGTGACCGCTCCGCCCCAGGGGCTCTGCTTGCTGAAAGTACGTTATCCCGGAGAAAATCATAGTGAATACTGA
- the asd gene encoding aspartate-semialdehyde dehydrogenase: protein MKVGIVGWRGMVGSVLMQRMQEENDFSLGFEPVFFSTSQAGQAAPMGGGTLKNADDIAELKKLDVILTCQGGDYTKAVHPELRKQGWNGYWIDAASTLRMEKDAVIILDPINRNVIDAALQNGQKDFIGGNCTVSLMLMGLGGLFRAGLVEWMSSMTYQAASGAGAPNMRELLSQMGGLHGVVAEELKNPGSAILEIDKKVTETLRNGSLPTKEFGFPLAGNLLPWIDREVEDGQSREEWKGFSETNKILGVATPIPVDGICVRVGAMRCHSQAITIKLNKDLPIADIEQLIANDNEWVKLIPNTKADSLAGLTPAAVSGTLTVPVGRVRKMKMGPQYVQAFTCGDQLLWGAAEPLRRMLRILLEK, encoded by the coding sequence ATGAAAGTAGGAATCGTCGGTTGGCGCGGCATGGTCGGCTCGGTCCTGATGCAGCGGATGCAGGAGGAGAACGACTTCTCCCTTGGCTTTGAACCGGTCTTTTTCTCCACCTCCCAGGCGGGACAAGCCGCACCGATGGGGGGCGGCACCCTAAAGAACGCGGACGACATCGCTGAATTGAAGAAGCTGGACGTCATCCTGACCTGCCAGGGGGGGGACTATACCAAGGCCGTGCATCCCGAGCTGCGCAAGCAGGGCTGGAACGGTTACTGGATCGATGCCGCCTCCACCCTGCGGATGGAAAAGGATGCCGTCATCATCCTCGACCCGATCAACCGCAACGTGATCGACGCGGCCCTGCAGAATGGCCAGAAAGATTTCATCGGCGGCAACTGTACGGTCAGTCTGATGCTGATGGGGTTGGGAGGGCTGTTCAGGGCCGGGCTGGTGGAATGGATGTCTTCCATGACCTATCAGGCGGCTTCCGGTGCCGGTGCCCCCAACATGCGGGAATTGCTCTCCCAGATGGGGGGCCTGCACGGTGTGGTGGCCGAAGAGCTGAAAAACCCCGGTTCCGCCATTCTGGAAATCGACAAAAAGGTGACCGAGACCCTGCGCAACGGCTCCCTGCCAACCAAGGAGTTCGGCTTCCCGCTGGCCGGCAACCTGCTTCCCTGGATCGACCGTGAGGTGGAGGATGGACAGAGTCGCGAGGAGTGGAAAGGGTTTTCCGAAACCAACAAGATCCTGGGCGTCGCGACGCCGATCCCGGTGGACGGCATCTGCGTGCGGGTCGGTGCCATGCGCTGCCACAGCCAGGCCATCACCATCAAGCTGAACAAGGATCTGCCCATTGCCGATATCGAGCAGTTGATCGCCAACGACAACGAGTGGGTCAAGCTGATCCCCAACACCAAGGCCGACTCCCTGGCCGGCCTGACGCCGGCGGCGGTGTCCGGCACCCTGACCGTGCCGGTGGGACGGGTGCGCAAGATGAAGATGGGGCCGCAGTACGTCCAGGCATTCACCTGCGGCGACCAGTTGCTGTGGGGGGCGGCGGAGCCGTTGCGGCGGATGTTGCGCATCCTGCTGGAGAAGTAG
- the leuB gene encoding 3-isopropylmalate dehydrogenase, protein MAKTFKIAVLPGDGIGPEVMAEAIRVLDAIGRKYDAVFDGTFANVGGAGIDHEGKALPQTTIDICKASDAILFGSVGGPKWESLPPDEQPERGALLPLRKIFGLYANLRPAIIFPSLTGASSLKEEVISGGFNVLVIRELTGGIYFAQPKGIEGQGRERVGFDTMRYSVPEIERITHVAFQAARKRGKKVCSIDKANVLSSSVLWREVVTAIAKEYPDVELSHMYVDNAAMQLVRWPKQFDVILCENMFGDILSDEAAMLTGSLGMLPSASLAEGTFGMYEPSGGSAPDIAGQGIANPIAQILSAGMMLKFSCGMVEAADAIDTAVATVLEQGYRTRDIFQNKPGEKLVNTKEMGDAIIAALK, encoded by the coding sequence ATGGCAAAAACATTCAAGATTGCGGTTCTGCCCGGTGACGGCATCGGACCGGAGGTGATGGCCGAAGCGATCAGGGTGCTGGATGCGATCGGCCGGAAGTATGATGCGGTGTTTGACGGCACCTTTGCCAACGTCGGTGGTGCCGGTATCGATCATGAGGGCAAGGCCCTGCCCCAGACCACCATCGATATCTGCAAGGCCAGCGATGCGATCCTGTTCGGTTCCGTGGGCGGCCCCAAGTGGGAGTCCCTGCCGCCGGACGAGCAGCCGGAGCGGGGCGCGCTGCTGCCGTTGCGTAAAATTTTCGGCCTGTATGCCAACCTCCGGCCGGCCATCATCTTCCCGTCGCTGACCGGTGCCTCCTCCCTTAAGGAAGAGGTGATCTCCGGCGGCTTCAACGTGCTGGTGATCCGGGAGTTGACCGGCGGTATCTACTTTGCCCAGCCCAAGGGGATCGAAGGACAGGGGCGCGAGCGGGTCGGTTTCGACACCATGCGCTACTCCGTGCCGGAGATCGAGCGGATTACCCACGTTGCCTTTCAGGCCGCCCGGAAGCGGGGCAAGAAGGTCTGTTCCATCGACAAGGCTAATGTGCTGTCCTCCTCGGTGCTCTGGCGCGAGGTGGTCACCGCTATTGCCAAGGAATATCCGGATGTGGAGCTGTCCCACATGTACGTGGACAATGCCGCCATGCAGCTGGTCCGCTGGCCCAAGCAGTTCGACGTGATCCTGTGCGAGAACATGTTCGGCGACATCCTCTCCGATGAGGCGGCCATGCTGACCGGCTCCCTAGGCATGTTGCCGTCGGCCTCCCTGGCCGAGGGAACGTTCGGCATGTACGAGCCGTCCGGCGGCTCGGCACCGGACATCGCGGGGCAGGGGATCGCCAACCCCATCGCCCAGATTCTCTCCGCCGGCATGATGCTGAAGTTCTCCTGCGGCATGGTGGAGGCGGCTGATGCCATCGACACGGCCGTGGCCACAGTGCTGGAGCAGGGGTATCGCACCCGCGACATTTTCCAGAACAAGCCGGGTGAGAAGCTGGTGAACACGAAAGAGATGGGCGACGCGATTATTGCAGCACTCAAGTAA